In Littorina saxatilis isolate snail1 linkage group LG8, US_GU_Lsax_2.0, whole genome shotgun sequence, a single genomic region encodes these proteins:
- the LOC138974912 gene encoding uncharacterized protein: MVVGEELGGESCCVRASVVLLEYGILVSQKRKGVWAQNFLHVSLGSYAPLDVHQGAPSSGIDRPPHHDASTTMNGCLIHTVGRVTFVYSPVDPPPTIMSLEQEVGLVAEPHVSPVIPDGPAKVLVAPLHSVVAMAAGEDSSSVRSASSQTSFMQAVPHGLVR; the protein is encoded by the coding sequence atggtggtcggtgaggaactgggtggtgagtcgtgctgtgtgcgggcgagcgttgtcctgctggaatatggcatcctggtcagccagaagaggaagggcgtgtgggcgcagaatttcctccacgtatcgctgggcagttatgcgcccttggacgtgcaccagggtgctccttccagcggtattgatcgccccccacaccatgacgcctccaccaccatgaacgggtgcctcatccacacagttgggcgcgtaacgttcgtttactctccggtagaccctcctccgaccatcatgtcgctggagcaggaagtaggactcgtcgctgaaccacacgtgtctccagtgattccggacggtccagcgaaggtgctggttgccccactgcactcggttgtggcgatggcggcgggtgaggacagctcctctgtgaggtctgcgagctctcaaaccagcttcatgcaggcggttccgcacggtctggtccgataa